TGTCAAGAAACACACCGTTTTTGATCAGGCGTTTCGGATCTTGTGGCAAATTGTCCGTTGCATCCTGTGATTGAAGGAGAACATCCATGGAAGCATGTAACGTTTCTTTCGACTGTCCTTGATTCCACCAAAGCTGATGCGGCTTTTGCTTGAAGTGAAGAAGATAATCCACTTTCATCAGGCTGATAGCCTGGTTCACAAGTGTTTTGTCGAAGGGCTGTGTCTCGAGGAACGCTTTCAGTCTGGTAAACAGATCCGTGAATTGGTGACCGATGGCACCGTATTGCTGCTGATCCCAATAATCACCGAACAATTGAAAGAAGTCGAAAGGTGAATCGAAGGCGTGCCTGATCAGAAAGGGCACCGTATAATCGAGCTGTTTTCTGTTCCAGTATTTCTCGAGGATGTCTTCGACGCGTTTGATTCGGATCACATCATCAAAGCTCAGGACATTGTTTTTCAGGATTTCATAAGGGGCATGGTCCATATATGCATAATTAAATTCTTTAGCCCGCTGCCGCATCCCTGTTCCTCTCAGCATCTTCAGAAACCCGAGCTGAAGCTCCTCCGGATGGAGGGCAAACACATCGTTAAAGGTTTGTTTGAATGATTCATAGTTCTCCTCAGGAAGGCCTGCAATCAGATCAAGATGCTGATCAATTTTGCCGCCTTCTTTGATTTTTTGGATCGTTCGAGAGAGTTTATTAAAATTCTGCCGCCTTTCGACGATCCGGTTCGTATGATCGTTTGTGGACTGGACACCGATTTCAAAGCGGAACATACCCGGCGGCGCATGTTCGTTTAAATAGTCGAGTACTTCAGGGCGCATAATGTCTCCGGTAATTTCGAACTGAAACTGGCAGCCCTGATGGTTGTCGATCAGGAAGCGGAACATATCCATGGCGTAATCACGGTTAATATTAAAGGTACGGTCAATGAACTTGATGAGCTTTGCACCGTTTTCGATGAGATACAGGATATCGGCTTTCACCTGCTCAACAGGAAAGTATCGGACTCCCTGTTCAATGGAAGAGAGGCAAAACTGGCACCGGAAAGGACATCCGCGACTCGTTTCAAAATAGACGATGCGTTTTCCGAGATCCGCGGTATCGTCTTGAAAGCGGTACGGACTTGGTATGGTTGTGATGTCCATGTTTCCACGAGAGCTGTTGTGTCTCACCGAACGTTCCTGACGCCAGGAAAGACCTTGGATAGCAGAGAAATCTGCCGTTTTTCCTTTAAGGGTATCGAGGATTCCTTTCAGCGTTTCTTCTCCTTCACTTCGCACGATCATGTCGATTTGCGCATACTCCTGCATCCAATAATCGGTGTCAAATGATACTTCGGGCCCGCCAAAGATCATCAGGGTATCCGGCAGAACTTTTTTCAGCATTGCGGCAACACCGAGGGTTTTTTCAATGTTCCAGATGTAGCAGCTGAATCCGATCACATCGGGTTTTTCCTGGTACAGGTCGGATACGATATTCATATCGGGGTCTTTGATGGTGTACTCACGAATGTCTACAGGGTGTTCCGGTTCGCAATACGCTTTTAGCAGTCTGAGCGCCAAATTCATATGAATATATTTCGCATTCAGCGTCGTTACAATGGTTTTTGTCATTCTTGTTCTCCTTCATCATTGTTTTCGTTGTGATCTTCTGCAAAATCATTGAGTCTGATGATCATGGAGAAGCGCCATTCCGGCAGCGGGCTCGTTGTTCTTATGATGGACAGTCGTGTCGGCAAGGTGATATCTGAGGCAAACTCCACTTCAATATGAGTCTCAGGCCGGCTTCTTCTCATCGATATAAACATCGGGAAGATTTCCTGGTCTTCCTGAATGGCTGTGAACAGGTATTCTTCTGTTCCGTCCGCCGCAGGGTGATCGTCAATTAAATCAAATGTCAGCATGCTGCCGTCAAGCTCGAGATCTTCAAGGCGCATATCCCCAAGCTGGCGGCGATCAAGCTGAGATTCATTCAGCTGAAAGCGGTAGCCGTCTTCATAGATACTCGGCACCATATAGAATGGAATACTGAAATATACGGTCTCTGTATCCCGTGGCGACGGCTCAATGGTCATTTCGATACCGAGCTCATGAGGTGAGAGCTCTCTGTCAAAGAGCGTACTCTGTCTGAGCTCCACATTACTGACTTTGTACTGTTCTGCATGTTCATCTTCAATAAAACGGGGCCACTGATACTGGTAGTCGTCTGCGGAAATGACGGATTCATCCGTATTTTTTGCCAGCAGTGCGATCCGAAAGCTGTCATCATCCCTGTATCCGTAGTAGGTAAGTTCAAGGGGGGATTTTATAATCGTATCCCTGACTGGCAGGGAGGTGGAACTGCCCGATTGTTCTCCTGTGAAATTCAATTGGCAGGCAGAGAGGACCAGTATAACGAACAAGTTCAAGAATAGAATCTTAGACAGTCTCATCTGCTTCCACCTCTTTCGTTGATTTCTGGTACTCTCTCATTGTACAAAAAAAAAGCACCGGAGGTCTGCCTCCGGTGACGTTTTTCTCATGATTATTTTGATAAGGAAGATGCAATCTTCTCATTGGCACCCTCGAACTCTTCAAATTTCTTTTTCGGCGGCGTCCAATATTGCTCATTACCCGGCAGATCATCAAACCAGCTGGCGTCTTCAGGGCAATCAAGAACCATGAACTTCCCGTAATGGCCGTCCCTTGACTGATGGTATTTTAAATAAGCTTTTCCATCATCAATAGCCAGAATTTCGATTTTTCCGGACGTATGGCTCATGGATAAGCGGACGCGTTTTCCAAGTCCGGATGTTCGTGCCTTGGCTTCCTCAACAATATCATAGGCTTCTTTGAGGCTCAGAACGAATTCATTATTCCCGGCAACCGGGCGATTGATGAAGAAATAGTAAGGGGTGACCCCGGCCCAGCTCAGCTGATCGAGAAGCTCCCCAAGAACAACAGGATCGTCATTGATCCCTCTCAGTACCGGTGTCTGGTTCACGACGATGGCGCCGGCATTATGCAACGCATCAAATCCTTTTTTCGCTTCAGGAGTAATCTCATTCGGATGATTGATGTGAGCCATCACATAAATGCGCTGCTCAGTGGTTGAATACTCCGAGATAAGATCGAGAAGCTCCTGGTCCTCATAGATACGCATCGGATTAAAGACAGGCATTTTTGAACCAAGGCGGATGATCTTCACATGCGGGATCTCGCGGAGCTGTTCAATGATAAAACGAAGCTTTTTGGTTGCGAGAATCAGGGAGTCGCCGCCGGTCAGGAGTACGTTGGAGATTTCAGGGTGCTCTTTAATATAGTCAATGCCCGGTTGTACGTCTGACATGGCTTCTTTGATATCATTTCTGAACAGTCGCTTTCTGAAACAGTATCTGCAATAGGCTCCACAGACTTCGGAGACGATCAAGAGTGCTGTTTCATCATATTTGTGCTGACAGCCGGGAACGACATAGTTGGTGTCTTCATCAGAAGCATCCCATCGTCCATATTCCTCAAGTTCACCTTCGTTTGGAATGACAAGTTTGCGGATGGGATCTTTCGGGTCACCCCAGTCAATCAGCCCCAGGTAATATTCGTTCACTCGAAAGACGAATTTTTCTGTGATTTGTTTCAGTTTTGCTTTTTCCTCATCAGACAGGTGTGGCACCTTTTCGATATTCATGACGTATTTAGGTTGTGCCATAAGCTTTCATCCTCCTTTTAAAAAATAACTCTTAACTCATTTAAACACAGCGCTTTCAAATGGTCAAAAAAGGCATAAACCTTTTAAATTCGTGTTAAAATGAAAGAAAAATTGCAAAATGAAACATGCATCGAGATCCTTACACAGGCAGGTGAATAGAAATGTTTGAGAGTGATGTGTACCAGCGGATCATTACGAAACAGGAACAGATGAGTAAATCCCATAAGAAAATTGCACGCTATATTTTGAATAATGGAGAAACCGTCCCGTTTTTGACGGCATCCAAGCTCGCGAAGTATTCAGGAGTGGCAGAGTCGACGATTGTGCGCTTTGCCTACCATATCGGCTACGAGGGGTATCCGGACTTTCAACGGCATCTGCAGGAGGCCCTGCAGAAACGGATGACATCCGCGGAAGTGCTGCGAAGAACAACGAATGAAGGAGAACAGGTGGAAGATGTGGTGACGGAAGTTCTTTCAGATGATATTCAAAATCTTAAAACGACCCTGCATCAGATTGATCCCCATCAGTTTGAGATGGTTGTCCGCGACATGATTGAAGCGGAGCGGATTTATATCATTGCTTACAGAAGTGCTGCGAGTCTCGGGAGCTTTTTGGAATTTTACCTTGATCTTGTGCTGCAAAATACGGAAATGATTCGCCAAAGTGACAGTGTCTCCGAACATCTCCTTGATATTTCAGAAAAGGATCTGGTCATCGGTCTCGGATTTTCAAGGTACACAAAGCGGACCGTGGAAGTCATGAAATACGTCAAAGAAAAAGGGGCTAAGACCGTCGTGGTGACGGATCATCTGTTGAGCCCGCTCGTTCCTTACGGAGACAGGCAGCTTGTGGCCGCGACTGAGATCAACTCGTTTATTGATTCATTTTCTGCGCCAATGAGCATTGTATCCGCACTGATTACGGCACTGACAAGAAGTGAACATAAAAAAATTGAAAAACGGCTCTCTGAACTTGAAGGGCTATGGGAAACCTTCGATGTATTTTATGATTAAGGTGACACCCTTCTCAGGACATTTCTGGATGTAATGCACAAAAAGCCCGGCATCAGTCTAACTGACGCCGGGCCTGTTTTATTTTCCTTCGATTTTCTTCTTGCGGATGGACTGAATGACGATCAATCCGACAAAGATCAAGAATCCGGTTCCTTCGATCACATAGCTTCCTGGTGTGATCAGCATGAAACCGGCAGCGAAAAGGAGCAGCCGTTCATACCATTTAAAGGAATAGATGAAATAATTCATCATCACTGCACTGATGGCAGCCATGCCAAGTAGTGATGTAAGGACGAGGAATATGACTGTCATCACGTCTGCATCAACAAGGAGAAGCGCCGGATTGTATACAAAGACATACGGGATAATAAACCCGGCGATTGCAAGCT
This genomic window from [Bacillus] selenitireducens MLS10 contains:
- a CDS encoding KamA family radical SAM protein, which codes for MAQPKYVMNIEKVPHLSDEEKAKLKQITEKFVFRVNEYYLGLIDWGDPKDPIRKLVIPNEGELEEYGRWDASDEDTNYVVPGCQHKYDETALLIVSEVCGAYCRYCFRKRLFRNDIKEAMSDVQPGIDYIKEHPEISNVLLTGGDSLILATKKLRFIIEQLREIPHVKIIRLGSKMPVFNPMRIYEDQELLDLISEYSTTEQRIYVMAHINHPNEITPEAKKGFDALHNAGAIVVNQTPVLRGINDDPVVLGELLDQLSWAGVTPYYFFINRPVAGNNEFVLSLKEAYDIVEEAKARTSGLGKRVRLSMSHTSGKIEILAIDDGKAYLKYHQSRDGHYGKFMVLDCPEDASWFDDLPGNEQYWTPPKKKFEEFEGANEKIASSLSK
- a CDS encoding B12-binding domain-containing radical SAM protein, which gives rise to MTKTIVTTLNAKYIHMNLALRLLKAYCEPEHPVDIREYTIKDPDMNIVSDLYQEKPDVIGFSCYIWNIEKTLGVAAMLKKVLPDTLMIFGGPEVSFDTDYWMQEYAQIDMIVRSEGEETLKGILDTLKGKTADFSAIQGLSWRQERSVRHNSSRGNMDITTIPSPYRFQDDTADLGKRIVYFETSRGCPFRCQFCLSSIEQGVRYFPVEQVKADILYLIENGAKLIKFIDRTFNINRDYAMDMFRFLIDNHQGCQFQFEITGDIMRPEVLDYLNEHAPPGMFRFEIGVQSTNDHTNRIVERRQNFNKLSRTIQKIKEGGKIDQHLDLIAGLPEENYESFKQTFNDVFALHPEELQLGFLKMLRGTGMRQRAKEFNYAYMDHAPYEILKNNVLSFDDVIRIKRVEDILEKYWNRKQLDYTVPFLIRHAFDSPFDFFQLFGDYWDQQQYGAIGHQFTDLFTRLKAFLETQPFDKTLVNQAISLMKVDYLLHFKQKPHQLWWNQGQSKETLHASMDVLLQSQDATDNLPQDPKRLIKNGVFLDIPFSWDDYQSSNTLTEDDGFLYVYYGQHGPAIYSCSHRQTIHH
- a CDS encoding MurR/RpiR family transcriptional regulator — protein: MFESDVYQRIITKQEQMSKSHKKIARYILNNGETVPFLTASKLAKYSGVAESTIVRFAYHIGYEGYPDFQRHLQEALQKRMTSAEVLRRTTNEGEQVEDVVTEVLSDDIQNLKTTLHQIDPHQFEMVVRDMIEAERIYIIAYRSAASLGSFLEFYLDLVLQNTEMIRQSDSVSEHLLDISEKDLVIGLGFSRYTKRTVEVMKYVKEKGAKTVVVTDHLLSPLVPYGDRQLVAATEINSFIDSFSAPMSIVSALITALTRSEHKKIEKRLSELEGLWETFDVFYD